A part of Nesterenkonia lutea genomic DNA contains:
- the add gene encoding adenosine deaminase: MSTLRTYLQLLPKAELHCHFVSTMRPETLLELCQAHQVQLRTLDLDSLFDYTGLADFLDVFNAAHLALSTPQEVARVAYEGVEDAVATANLRYREYFVNPDNFVAGAFGRPGPGMDYPTVIDAMIKGLGAAERDFGVGFGIIIGINRSLPAEAAAELVRTVVEHPRAQVLGIGQDDLTPEKSEDPLRFAEAYRLAREAGLRCTAHVGETMAASPQDVVTAALELQLDRVDHGYRVVDDPQSLAAAKASGLSFTCTPYSTVMLSGWELTADHRIARMVRAGLPVTLATDDAVFFKTDLAREYVEALPAMGISAPEATAIARQGFAAAWCPEQQRQRLLADFDGAALALGTALL, translated from the coding sequence GTGAGCACTCTGCGCACCTATCTGCAGCTTCTGCCCAAGGCGGAGCTGCATTGCCATTTCGTCTCGACGATGCGGCCGGAGACGCTCCTCGAGCTGTGCCAGGCCCATCAGGTACAGCTGCGTACCCTCGACCTCGACTCGCTCTTCGACTACACGGGCCTCGCCGACTTCCTCGATGTCTTCAACGCTGCTCACCTCGCTCTCTCCACTCCGCAGGAAGTCGCACGTGTCGCCTATGAGGGTGTCGAGGATGCCGTGGCCACGGCCAACCTGCGCTACCGCGAGTACTTCGTCAACCCTGACAACTTTGTGGCCGGCGCCTTCGGCCGACCTGGACCGGGGATGGACTATCCCACCGTCATCGACGCGATGATCAAGGGGCTCGGGGCTGCCGAACGTGATTTCGGCGTCGGCTTCGGCATCATCATCGGCATCAACCGCTCGCTGCCAGCGGAGGCGGCTGCGGAGCTGGTGCGCACTGTGGTGGAGCATCCCCGCGCCCAGGTGCTGGGCATCGGGCAGGACGATCTGACGCCGGAGAAGTCGGAGGATCCGCTCCGATTCGCCGAGGCATATCGGCTGGCGCGTGAGGCTGGGCTGCGCTGCACGGCCCATGTCGGCGAGACCATGGCGGCCTCGCCGCAGGACGTGGTGACCGCGGCGCTGGAGCTGCAGCTCGACCGGGTGGATCACGGCTACCGCGTGGTCGACGACCCCCAGTCCCTGGCGGCCGCAAAGGCCTCGGGGCTCAGCTTCACCTGCACGCCATACTCCACGGTGATGCTCTCAGGATGGGAGCTCACTGCGGATCACCGCATCGCGCGCATGGTGCGTGCGGGACTGCCGGTGACGCTTGCCACCGACGATGCAGTGTTCTTCAAGACGGATCTGGCGCGCGAATACGTGGAGGCGCTGCCCGCCATGGGCATCTCCGCACCGGAGGCAACCGCCATCGCTCGGCAGGGTTTCGCAGCCGCCTGGTGCCCAGAGCAGCAGAGACAGCGTCTGCTCGCGGACTTCGACGGCGCGGCTCTGGCCCTGGGCACAGCGCTGCTCTGA
- a CDS encoding carbohydrate ABC transporter permease, which produces MAAPAVSLLLLFVAVPFVASIGFSLYNVRLGDPRDPSFMGLTQYVRILTDPDVSGQFLDALLHNLIFAAVVVPVQTALALALALLVKKNIPGIGIFRSLYFLPVVFPIALVAIIWRLILARGDEGLLNSALTFFSGGTFGSQDWLGSELTALASVIVLSIWQGCGFQMVILLAALQQVPAELYEAAELDRANGWQRFVHVTLPGVRTTLVFVALYTTILSLRVFDQIYVLAKSGGGLNEDATRTVMYEAVTAAFDENNIGRASAISVVFFLIVVVLSLIQRRVTTEKEG; this is translated from the coding sequence ATGGCCGCTCCGGCCGTCTCGCTCCTGCTGCTGTTTGTGGCTGTGCCGTTCGTGGCCTCGATCGGCTTCTCGCTGTACAACGTCCGGTTGGGAGACCCGCGAGATCCCTCGTTCATGGGGCTCACGCAGTATGTCCGGATCCTGACAGACCCCGACGTCTCCGGACAGTTCCTGGACGCGCTGCTGCACAACCTGATCTTCGCCGCGGTCGTCGTGCCGGTGCAGACGGCCCTGGCCCTCGCCCTGGCACTGCTGGTCAAGAAGAACATTCCCGGGATCGGAATCTTCCGTTCGCTGTACTTCCTGCCCGTCGTCTTTCCCATCGCTCTGGTCGCGATCATCTGGCGTCTCATCCTGGCTCGCGGTGACGAAGGGCTGCTCAACTCTGCCCTCACCTTCTTCTCGGGAGGGACCTTCGGGTCCCAGGACTGGCTCGGTTCGGAGCTCACGGCGCTTGCCTCAGTCATCGTCCTCTCGATCTGGCAGGGCTGCGGGTTCCAGATGGTCATTCTGCTGGCGGCGCTGCAGCAGGTTCCGGCAGAGCTCTACGAGGCCGCTGAACTCGACCGGGCCAACGGCTGGCAACGGTTCGTCCACGTCACGCTGCCGGGGGTCAGGACGACCCTGGTGTTCGTGGCCCTCTACACCACGATCCTCTCGCTCCGGGTGTTCGATCAGATCTATGTCCTGGCCAAGTCCGGCGGCGGCCTCAACGAGGATGCGACACGAACAGTGATGTACGAGGCCGTCACCGCGGCGTTCGACGAGAACAACATAGGGCGGGCCAGCGCTATATCGGTGGTCTTCTTCCTCATAGTCGTCGTCCTGTCCCTGATCCAGCGCCGCGTCACGACCGAGAAGGAGGGCTGA
- the nagB gene encoding glucosamine-6-phosphate deaminase, with the protein MEVVILADPAAVGSHTAELVARRAAETPDMVLGIATGSSPLGTYRELARLHAQGDVTFDGVRCFALDEYVGLPERHPASYALVVERELTTPLGLDPANVRTPDGSAADIQQACLDYEHALAASGGVDLQILGIGTNGHIGFNEPTSSLASRTRVKALSQQTRMDNARFFAKGEDVPTHCITQGLGTIMEAREIVLVAQGEAKAAAVAAAIEGPVSSMCPASLLQFHPRTRIVLDEAAASGLTLADYHRFVAEAKHHFPGGTR; encoded by the coding sequence GTGGAAGTCGTCATCTTGGCGGACCCGGCTGCGGTCGGATCCCACACCGCAGAACTCGTCGCCCGCCGCGCCGCCGAGACGCCCGATATGGTCCTTGGAATCGCCACCGGTTCATCGCCCCTGGGCACCTATCGCGAGCTGGCCCGGTTGCACGCCCAGGGAGACGTCACATTCGACGGCGTGCGGTGTTTCGCCCTGGACGAGTACGTCGGCCTGCCTGAACGGCATCCGGCGAGCTACGCCCTCGTCGTCGAACGTGAACTGACGACTCCGCTGGGACTGGACCCGGCCAACGTGCGCACCCCTGATGGGAGCGCCGCCGACATCCAGCAGGCGTGCCTGGACTATGAGCACGCCCTGGCCGCCTCAGGAGGCGTGGACCTGCAGATCCTCGGCATTGGAACCAACGGGCACATCGGCTTCAACGAACCGACGTCCTCATTGGCCTCGCGCACCCGAGTCAAAGCGCTCTCCCAGCAGACACGCATGGACAATGCGAGGTTCTTTGCCAAAGGCGAAGACGTGCCCACGCACTGCATCACCCAGGGACTGGGCACCATCATGGAGGCGCGAGAAATCGTGCTGGTGGCCCAGGGGGAGGCGAAGGCCGCAGCTGTCGCCGCCGCGATCGAGGGTCCGGTCAGCAGCATGTGTCCGGCATCGCTGCTGCAGTTCCACCCCCGCACGAGGATCGTGCTGGACGAAGCCGCCGCCTCCGGGCTGACACTGGCCGACTATCACCGGTTCGTCGCCGAGGCCAAGCACCACTTCCCTGGAGGGACCCGATGA
- a CDS encoding carbohydrate ABC transporter permease has translation MAQTTASNPKISRRELRSRIPHYAALLVTGLLFLAPVAYMVAASLAPASDTLAGFTVFDVTQWGLHNYSGVASSLSSDSTGHLWRFFAVSFTVTVAVVGLGLIVNSMAAYALARLSWRGRAVALLAILLILIVPFEAVAVPMFYLYNDARNTLWIQILPFIGNALSIFLFYSFFTGIPRSIDEAARVDGAGPWRIFWQIIAPMSKPAYASVAILTFLTQWGSFLWPVLMISDPNLRPLPLQISVFAGQLPPAWGQVMAFGVLLVLPVIVVFLVFQRWFIEGVASSAVKG, from the coding sequence ATGGCTCAGACCACCGCGTCCAACCCCAAGATCAGTCGGCGGGAGCTCAGGTCGCGCATACCGCACTACGCGGCGCTGCTCGTCACCGGACTGCTCTTCCTCGCCCCGGTCGCCTACATGGTCGCGGCCTCCCTGGCGCCGGCGAGTGACACGCTGGCGGGGTTCACCGTCTTCGATGTGACCCAATGGGGACTGCACAACTACTCGGGGGTGGCTTCCAGCCTGTCCTCGGACAGCACCGGGCACCTCTGGCGCTTCTTCGCCGTCTCCTTCACCGTGACGGTCGCCGTCGTCGGGCTGGGCCTCATCGTGAACTCGATGGCCGCCTACGCGCTGGCCCGCCTGTCATGGCGTGGCCGCGCCGTTGCTCTCCTGGCGATTCTGCTGATCCTGATCGTGCCGTTCGAAGCGGTCGCCGTGCCGATGTTCTACCTCTACAACGACGCGCGGAACACGCTGTGGATCCAGATCCTGCCGTTCATCGGAAACGCGCTGTCGATCTTCCTCTTCTATTCGTTCTTCACAGGAATCCCGCGCAGCATCGACGAGGCGGCCCGGGTCGACGGCGCCGGACCCTGGCGCATCTTCTGGCAGATCATCGCCCCTATGAGCAAGCCGGCATACGCCTCCGTCGCGATCCTCACCTTCCTCACCCAGTGGGGATCGTTCCTGTGGCCGGTGCTGATGATCTCGGATCCCAATCTCAGGCCACTTCCGCTCCAGATCAGCGTCTTCGCCGGCCAGCTGCCACCCGCCTGGGGACAGGTCATGGCATTCGGGGTCCTGCTCGTCCTCCCGGTCATCGTGGTATTTCTGGTGTTCCAGCGGTGGTTCATCGAGGGTGTGGCGAGCTCGGCCGTCAAGGGCTGA
- a CDS encoding glycoside hydrolase family protein, whose amino-acid sequence MTFRLPDDWVWDSWLADDGENYHLFFLRASRALQDPDARHHRASIGHAMSVDLQDWTLLPDALTASDGPAWDDLATWTGCTVRGPDGTWHLFYTGISRAEGGLRQRIGSAVSKDLLTWTRSSMPALEADPRWYEKLGEGTWPDEAWRDPFVFFDEDSQLWHMLITARSRTGDPGQRGVVGHAVSADLTRWESRAPLSAPAGFGEMEVIQSRVVDGEAALLFSCLPDKAPGIPFRTASTGTWIAPGASRLGPWDLASSSSFFVPGIYAAQLFRKRDGEWVVFGFQNSVDGRFVGEIGTPVPLAEVLAGHALFPDGPVT is encoded by the coding sequence ATGACGTTCCGACTTCCGGATGACTGGGTATGGGACAGCTGGCTCGCCGATGACGGAGAGAACTATCACCTGTTCTTTCTGCGCGCGAGCAGGGCACTGCAGGATCCAGACGCCCGCCACCACCGAGCCTCGATTGGGCACGCGATGTCCGTGGACCTTCAGGACTGGACGCTGCTGCCGGACGCCCTCACCGCCTCTGACGGGCCCGCCTGGGATGACTTGGCGACCTGGACAGGCTGCACGGTGCGCGGCCCCGACGGTACCTGGCACCTCTTCTATACCGGGATCAGCCGCGCCGAAGGCGGGCTGCGGCAGCGGATCGGCTCGGCAGTCTCGAAGGACCTTCTGACCTGGACACGCTCTTCGATGCCCGCTCTCGAAGCCGACCCCAGATGGTACGAGAAGCTGGGCGAAGGGACCTGGCCCGATGAGGCGTGGAGGGACCCCTTCGTCTTCTTCGACGAGGACTCCCAGCTGTGGCACATGCTCATCACGGCCCGCAGCCGGACCGGTGACCCGGGGCAGCGCGGTGTGGTCGGGCATGCAGTCAGTGCGGACCTCACCCGGTGGGAGAGCCGAGCTCCGCTGTCCGCACCGGCAGGTTTCGGTGAGATGGAAGTGATCCAGTCTCGAGTGGTCGACGGCGAGGCGGCGCTGCTGTTCTCGTGCCTGCCGGACAAGGCGCCCGGGATCCCCTTCCGCACCGCGAGCACCGGCACCTGGATCGCGCCAGGCGCGAGCCGGCTCGGGCCGTGGGATCTCGCAAGCAGCTCCAGCTTCTTCGTGCCCGGGATATACGCGGCGCAGCTGTTCAGGAAGCGCGACGGTGAATGGGTGGTGTTCGGCTTCCAGAACAGTGTGGACGGTCGGTTCGTCGGAGAGATCGGAACTCCGGTCCCGCTCGCCGAAGTCTTGGCCGGTCACGCTCTGTTCCCCGACGGACCGGTGACGTAG
- a CDS encoding N-acetylglucosamine-6-phosphate deacetylase, whose amino-acid sequence MNSTYRQVVQGRLHTGLAEHSDGILATESGHISYAGPREHFDPEGWPSAEVLDAGEVLVPGFVDAHCHGAFGADFSSSAEEPVRRALARLHERGTTTVLASLVTARRENMLRAASLFGALADEGTVAGIHLEGPFLSSARCGAQDPQWLSEPDIGLTAELIEASGGSVRVMTFAPELPGADALIQFLTSHGVVPSVGHTDADAHTTETSLAYARKLMLTSENEPKTPTVTHLFNGMPAIHHRSPGPAAACLRSAVRGEAIVELIADTLHVDPYMVAAVFELVGADNVALVTDSMAAAGLEDGTYQLGPAEVDVNGAAATLRSSGVLAGGTGFMQDLVRGCVAAGVPFGDAVRSATVVPARVCGLSHRVGRLAPGREADAVVLDRDLQVAGVLRRGAWIA is encoded by the coding sequence ATGAACAGCACATACCGCCAGGTAGTACAGGGCCGGCTTCACACCGGTCTTGCAGAGCACTCCGACGGCATCCTCGCCACAGAGTCCGGGCACATCAGCTACGCGGGGCCGCGGGAGCACTTCGATCCGGAGGGATGGCCTTCGGCAGAGGTGCTGGACGCCGGGGAGGTCCTGGTCCCCGGTTTCGTCGATGCGCACTGCCACGGGGCCTTCGGGGCGGACTTCTCGTCCTCTGCCGAGGAGCCCGTGCGTCGCGCTCTGGCCAGGCTCCATGAACGCGGGACCACGACGGTGCTGGCCAGTCTCGTCACGGCCCGCCGGGAGAACATGCTCCGCGCCGCATCGCTCTTCGGTGCGCTTGCCGATGAAGGGACCGTAGCTGGCATCCACCTTGAGGGACCGTTTCTCTCCAGCGCCAGATGTGGTGCGCAGGACCCCCAGTGGTTGTCGGAGCCGGACATCGGACTGACTGCGGAGCTGATCGAAGCCTCCGGCGGGAGCGTCCGCGTGATGACCTTTGCGCCCGAGCTGCCGGGCGCGGACGCATTGATCCAGTTCCTGACGAGCCACGGCGTCGTGCCGTCGGTGGGGCATACGGATGCCGATGCGCATACCACCGAGACTTCCCTGGCCTATGCGCGAAAGCTCATGCTCACATCTGAGAACGAGCCGAAGACACCTACGGTGACACACCTGTTCAACGGCATGCCGGCGATCCACCACCGATCACCGGGCCCGGCCGCGGCATGTCTGCGTTCAGCGGTCCGGGGCGAGGCGATCGTCGAGCTGATCGCGGACACGCTGCACGTCGACCCGTACATGGTCGCGGCGGTGTTCGAGCTGGTCGGGGCGGACAACGTCGCTCTCGTCACGGACTCCATGGCAGCGGCTGGTCTCGAGGACGGGACATATCAGCTGGGCCCCGCGGAGGTCGACGTCAATGGTGCGGCGGCCACGCTGCGCAGTTCGGGGGTGCTTGCCGGAGGGACCGGCTTCATGCAGGATCTCGTTCGCGGATGCGTTGCGGCCGGTGTGCCCTTCGGTGACGCTGTCCGCTCCGCCACCGTGGTGCCCGCTCGCGTCTGCGGGCTGAGCCACCGGGTCGGTCGCCTCGCGCCGGGCAGGGAGGCAGATGCGGTCGTGCTCGACCGTGACCTTCAGGTCGCGGGCGTCCTTCGGCGCGGGGCGTGGATCGCCTGA
- a CDS encoding ROK family protein, producing the protein MPRGLGAAGQRTPDVVLAVDIGGTTVKGSVFVDGAEATAERVAPTCEGSSSSLDTVLAVLSTLDQSARSLGHEPTAIGAASPGFVDTRAGVVRGAVNLGWTELPLGSILATRFGVPAAVDHDARTAARAEMALRPDLRDFIFIPLGTGVSAAVVTAGEMVVGAHGQAGELGHMPVVPLGRACSCGELGCLEAYASASAVLTRYLTAGGSAGSAADVSRLVGEDRLADQVWSEAVQALAKAVVTLTAVLDTEEFIIGGGLAASGPILLDPLRRAVAEMLGWRSAPVISASRAGPRAGVLGAALLGRSAHLSSAHDDPGEQ; encoded by the coding sequence GTGCCGCGGGGACTGGGAGCGGCGGGGCAGAGGACGCCGGACGTCGTCCTGGCCGTCGATATCGGAGGGACGACCGTCAAGGGTTCTGTCTTCGTCGACGGGGCAGAAGCGACTGCCGAGCGTGTCGCCCCGACGTGTGAAGGCTCCTCCAGTTCCCTGGACACGGTCCTCGCAGTGTTGTCCACGCTGGATCAGAGTGCCCGCTCGCTGGGTCACGAGCCGACGGCCATCGGAGCCGCCAGCCCGGGTTTCGTGGACACACGTGCCGGGGTGGTCCGTGGCGCCGTGAATCTCGGATGGACCGAGCTGCCGCTGGGCAGCATATTGGCGACCCGTTTCGGTGTTCCAGCGGCGGTCGACCATGATGCTCGGACAGCCGCCCGAGCGGAGATGGCCTTGCGGCCGGACCTGCGGGACTTCATCTTCATCCCCCTCGGCACCGGAGTGTCCGCCGCTGTCGTCACTGCGGGAGAAATGGTGGTCGGAGCTCACGGGCAGGCCGGCGAGCTGGGCCATATGCCTGTCGTGCCCCTGGGTCGCGCGTGCTCCTGCGGAGAGCTCGGATGCCTGGAGGCCTACGCGTCCGCCAGTGCGGTCCTGACGCGGTACCTCACCGCGGGCGGAAGCGCCGGCAGCGCCGCCGACGTGTCGCGACTGGTCGGGGAAGACCGGCTCGCTGATCAGGTCTGGTCCGAGGCCGTTCAGGCGCTCGCAAAAGCCGTCGTGACCCTCACCGCGGTGCTCGACACCGAGGAGTTCATCATAGGAGGAGGCCTCGCAGCGTCGGGACCGATCCTGCTGGATCCTCTGCGCCGGGCCGTGGCGGAGATGCTGGGCTGGAGGAGCGCTCCGGTCATCAGCGCCTCCCGTGCCGGTCCGCGGGCCGGGGTCCTCGGCGCAGCGCTGCTCGGCAGGTCCGCTCATCTCTCATCCGCCCATGACGACCCCGGAGAACAATGA